One window from the genome of Vibrio vulnificus NBRC 15645 = ATCC 27562 encodes:
- a CDS encoding cytochrome c, with amino-acid sequence MDSWLIIATIMMLFFLISIWMAAAKWAAKQWYLLSFLTLVGAVITYGVLQSSRPEPKPENAMLKSMTVEDLMAQLQVQLKENPNDAELWFQLGQGYLLNKELDAALICFDYAIQLTEQPSSTQLAAKATALYYLGSQQMGDEVSLLLEQALQLEPYNEAALSLVANDHFISFRFQQAINTWTYLLDSNDPKLDRESVIRSIDQAKALMQTPTR; translated from the coding sequence ATGGATAGCTGGTTAATTATCGCGACAATTATGATGCTGTTTTTTCTGATCAGTATCTGGATGGCGGCCGCGAAATGGGCGGCGAAACAATGGTATCTACTTAGCTTCTTAACGCTGGTTGGTGCTGTGATTACCTATGGTGTACTGCAGAGCTCCCGCCCTGAACCAAAGCCAGAAAATGCGATGTTAAAGAGCATGACGGTAGAGGACTTGATGGCGCAACTGCAAGTTCAATTAAAAGAGAATCCGAATGATGCGGAGTTGTGGTTTCAACTTGGGCAAGGGTACCTGCTTAATAAAGAGTTGGATGCTGCTTTGATCTGTTTCGACTATGCAATACAGCTGACCGAGCAGCCGTCCTCTACTCAACTTGCGGCAAAAGCAACCGCATTGTACTACCTTGGATCTCAGCAAATGGGTGATGAGGTCAGTCTTTTACTTGAGCAAGCCTTACAACTTGAACCTTACAATGAAGCCGCCTTATCGCTGGTCGCGAATGATCATTTTATCTCTTTTCGTTTTCAGCAAGCGATTAATACGTGGACCTATTTGCTGGATTCTAATGATCCTAAATTGGACAGAGAATCGGTCATCCGCTCCATTGATCAAGCCAAGGCATTGATGCAAACTCCAACCCGTTAA
- the gyrA gene encoding DNA topoisomerase (ATP-hydrolyzing) subunit A codes for MSDLAKEITPVNIEDELRGSYLDYAMSVIVGRALPDVRDGLKPVHRRVLYAMNVLGNDWNKPYKKSARVVGDVIGKYHPHGDSAVYDTIVRMAQPFSLRYMLVDGQGNFGSIDGDSAAAMRYTEVRMAKIAHELLADLDKETVDYVPNYDGTEQIPAVLPTKIPNLLVNGSSGIAVGMATNIPPHNLTEVIDGCLAYINNEAITIDELMDYIPGPDFPTAALISGRKGIIDAYKTGRGKIYMRSKAEIEVEKNGKETIIVTEIPYQVNKARLIEKIAELVKDKKVEGISALRDESDKDGMRIVIECKRDAVGEVVLNNLYAQTQLQTTFGINMVALDNGQPKLFNLKEMLKCFVDHRREVVTRRTIFELKKARDRAHILEALALALANIDEIIELIRNAATPAEAKAGLVARGWDLGNVAAMLESAGTDAARPDWLEPQYGIRDGQYFLTETQAQAILDLRLHKLTGLEHEKILDEYKALLDEIKELMHILASTERLMEVIREELQSVRDAFGDVRRTEITAATHDIDLEELIAREDVVVTLSHEGYVKYQILSDYEAQRRGGKGKSATKMKDEDYIERLLVANTHDNILLFSTRGKTYRLKVYQLPLASRTARGKPIVNLLPLEENERITAILPVTEFSADKFIFMATGDGTVKKTSLDQFSNVRANGLIAVNLRDEDSLIGVDITDGESEIMLFSKSGKVVRFKEAEESPVLDENGQPVLDENGQPEIKFKGVRPMGRTAAGVRGMKLADGDQVVSLIVPKNEGDVLTVTENGYGKRTVLSEYPTKGRGTQGVVSIKVSERNGSVVGAVQVEDGDEFMMITDAGTLVRTRVAEVSQVGRNTQGVTLIRTAEDESVVGLQRIDEVEETELPEGEEVDATEATEQAPQAQAPQADNDDAADQE; via the coding sequence ATGAGCGATCTAGCTAAAGAGATCACGCCCGTAAACATTGAAGATGAGCTAAGAGGTTCATACCTTGACTACGCGATGTCCGTTATCGTGGGTCGTGCTCTTCCGGATGTGCGTGATGGCCTAAAACCAGTACACCGCCGCGTGCTTTACGCGATGAATGTACTAGGCAACGACTGGAATAAACCATATAAAAAATCTGCCCGTGTCGTCGGCGACGTAATCGGTAAATATCACCCTCATGGTGATAGTGCGGTATACGACACCATCGTGCGTATGGCACAACCGTTCTCGCTACGTTACATGCTGGTCGATGGCCAAGGTAACTTTGGTTCGATCGATGGTGACTCCGCGGCAGCAATGCGTTATACCGAAGTTCGCATGGCGAAAATCGCCCACGAGCTTTTGGCTGACCTAGATAAAGAAACCGTGGATTACGTACCAAACTATGACGGTACAGAACAGATCCCTGCGGTTCTTCCTACGAAAATTCCAAACCTGCTGGTCAACGGTTCTTCCGGCATCGCAGTAGGTATGGCAACCAACATTCCTCCGCACAACTTGACGGAAGTGATTGATGGCTGTCTTGCATACATCAATAACGAAGCCATCACGATTGATGAGCTGATGGATTACATTCCTGGTCCAGATTTCCCTACGGCTGCTTTGATTAGCGGACGTAAAGGCATTATTGACGCGTACAAAACTGGTCGCGGCAAAATCTACATGCGTTCAAAAGCGGAAATCGAAGTCGAGAAGAATGGCAAAGAGACCATCATCGTTACTGAGATCCCATATCAAGTGAACAAAGCTCGTTTGATCGAAAAGATCGCTGAGCTGGTGAAAGATAAGAAAGTTGAAGGCATCAGTGCACTGCGCGACGAGTCAGACAAAGACGGTATGCGCATTGTTATTGAATGTAAGCGCGACGCAGTGGGTGAAGTGGTTCTAAACAACCTTTACGCCCAAACTCAGCTGCAAACGACTTTCGGCATCAACATGGTTGCGCTTGATAACGGCCAGCCAAAGCTATTCAACTTGAAAGAGATGTTGAAGTGCTTCGTTGATCACCGTCGTGAAGTCGTCACTCGTCGTACTATCTTCGAGTTGAAGAAAGCACGCGATCGTGCCCACATCCTTGAAGCATTGGCGCTGGCTCTTGCGAACATCGATGAAATCATCGAACTGATCCGTAACGCAGCGACTCCTGCAGAAGCGAAAGCGGGCTTAGTAGCTCGTGGCTGGGATCTGGGCAACGTAGCTGCCATGCTTGAAAGCGCCGGGACTGACGCTGCTCGTCCAGATTGGCTTGAACCTCAGTACGGCATCCGTGATGGTCAGTACTTCCTAACGGAAACTCAGGCTCAAGCGATTCTTGATCTACGCCTACACAAGTTAACTGGCCTAGAACACGAGAAGATCCTAGACGAATACAAAGCGCTACTGGACGAAATCAAAGAGTTGATGCATATCCTTGCAAGCACTGAACGTTTGATGGAAGTGATTCGTGAAGAGCTGCAATCGGTTCGTGATGCCTTTGGCGATGTTCGCCGTACTGAGATCACAGCGGCTACGCATGATATCGATTTGGAAGAGCTGATCGCTCGTGAAGACGTTGTTGTGACGCTTTCTCACGAAGGTTACGTTAAGTACCAAATTCTAAGCGACTACGAAGCACAGCGTCGTGGTGGTAAAGGTAAGAGCGCAACTAAGATGAAAGATGAAGATTACATCGAACGTCTGTTGGTTGCGAATACGCACGATAACATTCTATTGTTCTCAACACGTGGTAAGACTTACCGCCTGAAAGTATACCAATTGCCTCTCGCCAGCCGCACGGCTCGTGGTAAGCCAATTGTTAACTTGTTGCCGCTTGAAGAAAACGAACGTATTACGGCTATTCTGCCTGTGACAGAGTTCAGTGCTGATAAGTTTATCTTCATGGCGACTGGTGATGGTACCGTTAAGAAGACCTCACTTGATCAGTTCTCTAACGTACGTGCAAATGGTCTTATTGCTGTTAACTTACGTGACGAAGATTCGCTGATTGGTGTAGATATCACTGACGGCGAAAGCGAAATCATGTTGTTCTCTAAATCTGGTAAAGTGGTGCGCTTCAAAGAAGCTGAAGAGAGCCCAGTACTGGATGAAAATGGTCAACCAGTTCTTGATGAGAATGGTCAGCCAGAGATCAAGTTCAAAGGTGTACGTCCAATGGGCCGTACCGCGGCGGGTGTTCGTGGTATGAAACTCGCTGACGGCGATCAAGTTGTATCGCTGATCGTGCCTAAGAATGAAGGCGATGTACTGACTGTGACTGAAAATGGTTACGGTAAACGTACAGTGCTGTCAGAGTACCCAACCAAAGGCCGCGGCACTCAGGGTGTTGTGTCTATCAAGGTTTCTGAGCGTAACGGTAGTGTTGTTGGCGCGGTTCAAGTTGAAGACGGCGACGAATTCATGATGATCACGGACGCTGGTACACTAGTACGTACTCGTGTGGCGGAAGTGAGCCAAGTGGGTCGTAACACTCAAGGTGTCACTCTGATCCGTACTGCAGAAGACGAATCGGTCGTGGGCTTACAGCGCATTGATGAAGTTGAAGAAACTGAGCTGCCAGAAGGCGAAGAAGTGGACGCAACGGAAGCAACTGAGCAAGCACCTCAGGCACAAGCTCCTCAAGCAGACAACGATGACGCAGCCGACCAAGAGTAA